From the genome of Deltaproteobacteria bacterium:
ATTTTTATATGCCTTCTGGCTTTATCGAGGAGATGGAAGTTTTAAAACGTGATGGTACCATCAGAGATTTTCTGCTCACCCCAAGCTATGAAAAAAATTTTCAAATGTTACAATTTTTCAGAAAGAAAGCTTCGGGATTGCGTGACTATGCTTTTGATGTGTGGTTGACCGGCGGAGAAGTGCAGATAGATGAACGCTATATTGCAGAATGTGTCCTTCCGAAACATTGTGTACGTATAGTGGTTTGGCATAATTTAACCTTTTTATTAAAAGAAGTTGAGCTGGTTAAACGTCTGTTAGGAGAATCCAAAAGCTGTTCTTTGAGAGTAACAAATTCATTGTTCAAGAATCTGACGTTTAAAGTCAAAAAGTCTGGTTCTTTTCTTGGATTTTTTTACAATTTTTTTCAATATCTTATCCGGCAAGAACGGCAATTTTATAAAATGGTGAAACACCGAATTTATGAACGCATTTTGTTGCCAAAATTTATTATTGGAAAAACTTTTCGACCCGGTGCTTACGATCTTCTAACTCAGTTAGGGTCAGGTCGTGCCAATGCCTATATTTTTTGTGATCCCGTGGAAGTTAAAGCCCATCAATCTCTTTTCAAGGATTCAAAAGTATATCTTGCTCAATATCCCACCTATGGTGTTTGTCGTTGCCAAAATGGTCAGCCAAAGAAAAATACTATATTATCGCCCCTCAGTGCTTTTATTCAGCGTGATGTCATTTCAGAGGAATATCTTGCTTTATACTATCGTGATTTTAAAACGGTCTTGGATCAAAGCTGTGCCAAAAATATTCATTTGAGAATGCATCCCGATGAAACTGGAAAATGGTATCAAATATTAAGAGAATATTTGTCCCTTAAAGGATTGAATGTTTCTATCGTAGATTGTGAGAAGCCTATCCGGGAAGTCATGTGTGATTACCTGGGAGTTGCAGGCTCTACATCTTCCGCGTTGCGGAATGCCCGTGCCGCTTGTAACCATGCTTTTGTTATTGGATTTGAAGCTGTTTCAAAATTTGCACAAGGGAATCCGCGATTCCATTTTGGCAGTTCAGAAGGAATAGGTTGGATCAATGAAGATGGAACTTATGACCCCTCCATTTTTAAAACCGTTTCTTATACTCCTCCTCCGCGAAAAACAGTTCCAACTTTGGTGAAAGAATTAGCTACGACAGTCGTGTCATGAAAATAAAAATTGCAAATAGGATTATTAGTGAATCAACGTCGGCATTTATCATCGCCGAAGTAGCCAACAGCCATGAAGGTTCTCTCCAAGTGGCGAAAAAATTGGTGGAAGCGGCAGTCGAAGCAAAAGCCGACGCAGTGAAATTTCAAAAGTTTGTTACGGAAGAATTGCTTGTTGCATCGCATCCTCAATTTTCTCTTTTTAAGAAATTAGAATTTAAAGAGAATGAATGGAGAGAACTTTTTGACTATGCCAAAGAAGCCGGTATTGTTCTTTTTGCCGACGTCTTTGATTTGCCCAGTGCAGAATTTTTAACTTCACTTAACATGCCCGCCTATAAGATTCATTCAACGGATGTCTCCAACCCGGATTTGTTAAAATATGTTGGTGACCAGCAAAAACCTATTTTTTTTGGTGTTGGCGCAACTTATCCCGATGAAATTGAAACAGCTCTTTCTTTTTTGAATGATCAGGTGATTTTGATGCATGGATTCCAGGCCTTTCCAACCAAAATAGAAGAGACCAATCTTCAGTTTTTGAACACGCTACATAATCGTTTTAAACGTCCCGTTGGATTTATGGATCATCTCAATGCAGACGATCCATTAGCTGCCGTTTTGCCTTTGGTGTCGATTGGTTATGGAGCCTCTGTCATCGAAAAACACATTACTTTAGACAGAAGCCAAAAGGGGATTGATCATGAATCAGCCCTGAATCCGGATGAATTCAAACGTTTTGTGGAACAGTGTCGTAAAATTGAATTGGCAATCGGTTCTGAAAAATTTGTTTTCTCAGCGAGTGAGGAAAAATACAGAAAGAATATGAAAAAGAGCATTGTTGCACGGAGAAATATTGAACCGTGGGAAACTATTACAAAAGAGATGCTCGCTTTTAAACGAGCCTTTGGTGGATTATCTCCCATGAATGCCGGCAAGCTACTGGGAAAAACCACTGCCAATGGCATGAAAAAGGATGATGTCTTTATATAATGAAAACGATTGTTACCATTGCCGTGCGTATGAAATCGATCCGCCTTCCTCAAAAGGCTCTGGCTACAATGGCTGGAAAACCGCTGATTAGACATTTAATAGATAGAGTTAAAAAAGCAAAACATCCCAAAACGGTGGTTTTGTGTACGTCGAATCTTCCGGAAGACGCGATTTTACTTGAAGAGGCCAAATGCTGTGCTATCCCCAGCCTCGCTGGTGATGCAGATAATGTTTTTCAGAGATTTGAGTTGGCGGCATTGCGGGAAAGGGCTGATCATGTTGTTCGAGTAACGGGAGATAACCCCTTGACTGATCCGGAATATATTGATCGGCTCATTGAATGCCATCTAGAAGAGGGAAGTGAATATACCACAGTGGAAGGTTTACCTCTTGGTGTTGCTTCAGAAGTCATTGCCGTGAAGGCTCTCACAAAAGCGCGATTAACTTTGAGAGATCCGTCAAAGAGTGAATACATGACTTTTTTGTTGAAAGATTCCAATGAATATCAAGTAGGCATATTACAGGCCGATGAAACAGTAAAAAGGCCTCACTATCGACTAACTGTCGATACGCACAATGATTTGGAATTAATGAAGGTGATTTACAATAACTTATATCGTGCCGAAGAGGTTTTCTCTTTGGCGGAAGTTGTTGCTTTTATGGATGCCAATCCGAACTTGGCTAAAATTAACAGTCAGATAGAACAAAGGATATTATCCAATGAAGAATGTAAAAATTGAAAATAAAGTGATTGGGGCTGATCAACCCTGTTTTATTTTGATGGATGCTGGTGTTAATCATAACAACGATCTTGGGCGTGCCAAAGAATTGATTATCACTGCGGCAAAGAATGGTGCCGATATGGTCAAGTTTCAAACCTATACGGCGGAAAAAATGGCGACCAAAACGGCGCCGCGTTATTGGAATCCCAAACTCGACACCGATGGTGGCGGTACACAATATGATACCTTCAAAAGAATCGATAAACTGCCGGCTGATGCCTATGTGGAAATGATCAAACTGTGCAAAGAATTCAATATCATTTTCTGTTCGACCCCTTTCGATCCCGAGAGCGCCGAATTTTTGAACGAACTCGGGGTTTCTGTTTTTAAAATAGCCTCTGCCGATTTAACCTATCCACAATTGTTGAAGGTGGTGGGTAAAACTAAAAAACCCGTGATGCTTTCGACGGGTTTGTCTTCCTTGGCTGAAATTGAAGAAGCGATTCAGATTGTTCGTAATGCTGGCAGTGATCAGATCGTCCTTCAGCATTGTGTATTGAGTTATCCTTGTGATTTTGAAGATGCCCATTTGAGGAAGATGCTGAAAATTCAGGAAATGTTTCCGGAAATCCCCGTTGGTTATTCTGATCATACTTATGGTATTACGGCTCCGCTGGTTGCTGTGGCGTTGGGGGCTAGAAGCATTGAAAAACATTACACCGTGGACAAATCATTGCCCGATAGTCCGGATCATGGTTTCGGTCTGGATCCTCAAGAACTCAAAGAGCTGGTGAAACAAGTTCGCATTGTTGAAAAGACATTGGGTCGGTTTGTCGATGGTCCCTGCGAAGCGGAGGCCAAGTCCTATCAGTATGCACGCAAAAGTGTTGTCACCACCGTTACCATTCCTCAGGGAACTGTTATTACGCAGGCGATGCTGACGTGCAAGCGACCTGGAACTGGCATTTATCCCAAAGACTTAGAAAAAATCGTCGGTCGTAAAGCCAAACAAAATATTTCGGAAGACACTACCCTGACTTGGGATATGATCTAAAAAAATGATCCGGTTCGCCTTTAGAGTGAATGCCAACAAAGACATCGGCATGGGACACCTGATGCGTTGTCTCACGCTGGCTGAAGCGTTGGGTGAAAAACCGTTGTTTTTCACCAACGATAATATCGCGGTATTGGCTAAAATCCATGATTTTGGAAGCGCCATCCATGTTCTCCCAACGCATGACGATGATTTTGAAGTGATGGTAGAGGCTTTTGCCCGTTATCCTGAAAACGGGTTTTGTGCGGTGCCATCTGAAGGGGAGGAGTTGGAAACGTTTCTTCCATTGTTGAAAAAAGAAAAAGTTGATGTCTTGATCACTGACTTGATCTGTCCCTCCGATGAATATCTTTCCGCATTGAAGAATTTGGGAATTTTTTTGGTCAGCATCGATGAGTTGGGAAAAACCGTTTTTCCGTCGCATCTGGTTTTTAATTGCAATGCGCTTT
Proteins encoded in this window:
- a CDS encoding N-acetylneuraminate synthase family protein, with the protein product MKIKIANRIISESTSAFIIAEVANSHEGSLQVAKKLVEAAVEAKADAVKFQKFVTEELLVASHPQFSLFKKLEFKENEWRELFDYAKEAGIVLFADVFDLPSAEFLTSLNMPAYKIHSTDVSNPDLLKYVGDQQKPIFFGVGATYPDEIETALSFLNDQVILMHGFQAFPTKIEETNLQFLNTLHNRFKRPVGFMDHLNADDPLAAVLPLVSIGYGASVIEKHITLDRSQKGIDHESALNPDEFKRFVEQCRKIELAIGSEKFVFSASEEKYRKNMKKSIVARRNIEPWETITKEMLAFKRAFGGLSPMNAGKLLGKTTANGMKKDDVFI
- a CDS encoding N-acetylneuraminate synthase family protein, with amino-acid sequence MKNVKIENKVIGADQPCFILMDAGVNHNNDLGRAKELIITAAKNGADMVKFQTYTAEKMATKTAPRYWNPKLDTDGGGTQYDTFKRIDKLPADAYVEMIKLCKEFNIIFCSTPFDPESAEFLNELGVSVFKIASADLTYPQLLKVVGKTKKPVMLSTGLSSLAEIEEAIQIVRNAGSDQIVLQHCVLSYPCDFEDAHLRKMLKIQEMFPEIPVGYSDHTYGITAPLVAVALGARSIEKHYTVDKSLPDSPDHGFGLDPQELKELVKQVRIVEKTLGRFVDGPCEAEAKSYQYARKSVVTTVTIPQGTVITQAMLTCKRPGTGIYPKDLEKIVGRKAKQNISEDTTLTWDMI
- a CDS encoding NTP transferase domain-containing protein, producing MKTIVTIAVRMKSIRLPQKALATMAGKPLIRHLIDRVKKAKHPKTVVLCTSNLPEDAILLEEAKCCAIPSLAGDADNVFQRFELAALRERADHVVRVTGDNPLTDPEYIDRLIECHLEEGSEYTTVEGLPLGVASEVIAVKALTKARLTLRDPSKSEYMTFLLKDSNEYQVGILQADETVKRPHYRLTVDTHNDLELMKVIYNNLYRAEEVFSLAEVVAFMDANPNLAKINSQIEQRILSNEECKN